GATGATCGGCGACCTGATCGGCTGAAAGCAGCCACAATGGTGTGATAGAGCCATAAATCCGGGAGACGCAGAGAACTTCCGGACCTGTTTTCGTGTTGGTCAGGCAGAGCCGGAGGAACATGTGATGCATGATTTCATCGCCCGTCCCGAACATGGAATCGTCTGGATCACCGGGGCAAGTTCCGGGATCGGCCGGGCGCTTGCGCTGAAGCTCGCGGCCGAAGGATACAAGGTCGCCGTTACCGCCAGACGTCACGAAAAGCTGGTCGAGCTGCAGGCCGAAGCCAGCGGTCTTTCCGGCAGTATCGTGGTTCTCGACGGCGACGTCACCGATGCCGAGGACATGGAACATGTCATGGCCTCCATCGAATATGAGCATGGCACGCTCGCCATGGCGATCCTCAATGCCGGCGTCTACCTGCCGGTCCATGCCGAGGACCTGAACCGCGCCGATTTCGAAAAAAGCTTTGCCGTCAATCTTTCCGGCGTCGTCAACTGTCTGCTGCCGGCGATCGGCCATATGAAGGCGAAAGGCCAGGGGCAGATCGCCATCGTCTCCTCCGTCACTGGCTATGGCGGCCTGCCTACGGGTGCGGCCTACGGCGCCACCAAGGCGGCGCTGATCAATATGGCCGAAAGCCTGAAATTCGATCTCGACAAGATCGGCATCCGCATCCAGCTCGTCAGCCCAGGCTTCGTCGATACGCCGGCGACGAGGAGGAACGCCTTTCCGATGCCGGCCTTGGTGTCGCCCGAAGACGCCGCCCGGCAGATTGCCGCCGGGCTGAAATTGCGGGCCTTCGAGATCACGTTCCCGAAGCGCTTCACAACCATGCTGAAACTGGCGCGCCTGCTCCCCTATGGTGCTTATTTCACGCTGGTGAACCGAGTGACCGGCTGGCGGGAGCGGCCGCCATTGACTGGTCACCATTCGGTGACGCCGCATTTAGCGGAATGATCACCGGCGCGAGAACACGACTTGGCGCACATCGATATTGCGGGCGCGGAAGCCGGCCTCGCAATAGAACAGGTAGAATTCCCAGAGCCGCTTGAAACGCTCGTCGAAGCCCATCGGGCGGATGCGCTCCCAGACCGACCAGAAGCGC
This Rhizobium sp. NZLR1 DNA region includes the following protein-coding sequences:
- a CDS encoding SDR family NAD(P)-dependent oxidoreductase; protein product: MHDFIARPEHGIVWITGASSGIGRALALKLAAEGYKVAVTARRHEKLVELQAEASGLSGSIVVLDGDVTDAEDMEHVMASIEYEHGTLAMAILNAGVYLPVHAEDLNRADFEKSFAVNLSGVVNCLLPAIGHMKAKGQGQIAIVSSVTGYGGLPTGAAYGATKAALINMAESLKFDLDKIGIRIQLVSPGFVDTPATRRNAFPMPALVSPEDAARQIAAGLKLRAFEITFPKRFTTMLKLARLLPYGAYFTLVNRVTGWRERPPLTGHHSVTPHLAE